Proteins encoded within one genomic window of Nonomuraea gerenzanensis:
- a CDS encoding Cof-type HAD-IIB family hydrolase, giving the protein MTDSGDLVVGRGPADDPPDGKEQPIAAVLADVDGTLVPRSKELTPRTIRAIRSLHERGTLFAITSGRPPRGMFMLIEPLGLTGPMAAFNGGILVLPDLTVVDERCVPEEVAAEVIATIRAHGLYAWIYRGADWFVTDPHAPHAEREARTVRFQPTVVPSYDGLLDRVVKIVGVSDDHDLVARCEADVQARYCAHVSAARSQAYYLDVTHPTANKGVVVERLSRYYGIPLEQVATVGDQPNDVLMFVRSGLSIAMGNAGPEVQRQATYVTASNEEDGFAQAIEQYVLPRAVPAPPR; this is encoded by the coding sequence ATGACTGACAGCGGGGACCTGGTCGTCGGCCGTGGCCCGGCCGACGACCCGCCCGACGGCAAGGAGCAGCCGATCGCCGCCGTCCTGGCCGACGTGGACGGCACCCTCGTGCCGAGGTCCAAGGAGCTGACGCCCCGGACGATCCGGGCGATCAGGAGCCTGCACGAGCGCGGCACGCTCTTCGCGATCACCAGCGGTCGGCCGCCGCGCGGCATGTTCATGCTGATCGAGCCGCTCGGCCTGACCGGCCCGATGGCCGCCTTCAACGGCGGCATCCTCGTCCTGCCCGACCTGACGGTGGTGGACGAGCGATGCGTCCCCGAGGAGGTGGCGGCCGAGGTGATCGCGACGATCCGCGCGCACGGCCTGTACGCCTGGATCTACCGCGGCGCCGACTGGTTCGTCACCGACCCGCACGCCCCGCACGCGGAGCGCGAGGCCAGGACGGTGCGGTTCCAGCCCACGGTGGTGCCGTCGTACGACGGGCTGCTCGACCGCGTCGTCAAGATCGTGGGGGTCAGCGACGATCACGACCTGGTGGCACGGTGCGAGGCCGACGTGCAGGCCCGCTACTGCGCCCACGTGTCGGCCGCGCGGTCGCAGGCGTACTACCTGGACGTCACGCATCCGACGGCCAACAAGGGCGTCGTGGTGGAGCGGCTGTCGCGCTACTACGGGATCCCGCTGGAGCAGGTCGCCACGGTCGGCGACCAGCCGAACGACGTGCTGATGTTCGTGCGCAGCGGCCTGAGCATCGCGATGGGCAACGCCGGTCCGGAGGTGCAGCGGCAGGCCACCTACGTCACGGCGTCGAACGAGGAGGACGGCTTCGCCCAGGCGATCGAGCAGTACGTCCTGCCCAGAGCCGTCCCGGCACCCCCGAGGTGA
- a CDS encoding endonuclease/exonuclease/phosphatase family protein: MSAAVGIEQAAAGERPKVKRRRRRWFSWTVAVLLAVWAVVRIGGWEQGSFPTQLMTVTPWGAGLAALTALVSLLRRNRWAALVAALACVAMVAVVVPRAIPAEQPAAKGPALRVLSVNLFGRGEAKTVVDYIRRNDVEVFSAPELTYAEAERLDAAGLKQLLPYRVLQAEADITGSGIYSKYPVTELPDLFTPIGHNMPAAAVTLPGGGRVEVVAVHPNPPLGRKEAEWTAALRALPPPSPSVVRVLAGDFNASLDHREFRDLLGRGYVDAAEQVGAGLTPTWPNFRPMPPLISIDHVVADRRVAVNRVDFLDVPRTDHRGVFAELRLP, from the coding sequence GTGAGCGCGGCGGTCGGCATCGAGCAGGCGGCGGCCGGCGAGCGGCCGAAGGTCAAGAGGCGGCGCAGGCGATGGTTCTCCTGGACGGTCGCCGTCCTGCTGGCGGTGTGGGCCGTCGTCAGGATCGGCGGCTGGGAGCAGGGCTCCTTCCCCACGCAGCTCATGACCGTGACGCCGTGGGGCGCGGGCCTGGCGGCGCTGACGGCGCTGGTGTCGCTGCTGCGGCGCAACCGCTGGGCCGCGCTCGTCGCCGCGCTCGCGTGCGTGGCGATGGTCGCGGTCGTGGTGCCGCGGGCGATCCCGGCCGAGCAGCCCGCCGCCAAGGGGCCGGCGCTGCGCGTGCTGTCGGTCAACCTCTTCGGCCGGGGCGAGGCGAAGACCGTCGTCGACTACATCCGCCGCAACGACGTCGAGGTGTTCAGCGCTCCTGAGCTGACCTACGCCGAGGCCGAGCGGCTGGACGCGGCCGGGCTGAAGCAGCTCCTGCCCTACCGGGTGCTGCAGGCGGAGGCCGACATCACCGGCAGCGGCATCTACTCCAAGTACCCGGTGACGGAGCTGCCCGACCTGTTCACGCCGATCGGGCACAACATGCCGGCCGCCGCCGTGACACTGCCCGGAGGCGGCAGGGTCGAGGTCGTGGCCGTGCACCCCAACCCGCCGCTGGGCCGCAAGGAGGCGGAGTGGACGGCCGCCCTGCGTGCCCTCCCCCCACCCTCGCCGTCCGTGGTGCGGGTGCTGGCCGGCGACTTCAACGCCAGCCTCGACCACCGGGAGTTCCGCGACCTGCTGGGGCGCGGGTACGTGGACGCGGCCGAGCAGGTCGGCGCCGGGCTGACGCCGACCTGGCCGAACTTCCGGCCCATGCCGCCGCTCATCTCCATCGACCACGTGGTGGCCGACCGGCGGGTGGCGGTGAACCGGGTGGACTTCCTGGACGTGCCCAGAACCGACCACCGCGGCGTCTTCGCCGAGCTGCGGCTGCCCTGA
- a CDS encoding phosphoketolase family protein — protein sequence MYGFDVTISSAVSAREQRRKATAGPLSPELLDRMQRYWQAANYVTVAQIYLQDNPLLREPLRHEHVKPRLLGHWGTSPGLNLIYLHLNRLITERDADVIYLAGPGHGGPALVGQAYLEGTYSEFYPAVTPDTAGLRLLCRRFSTPDGVPSHVSVPTPGSVHEGGELGYVLSHAFGAAFDNPDLIVAAVVGDGEAESGPLAGAWRSTAFLNPARDGAVLPILHLNGYKISGPAVISRDSDADIEAFLRGNGYQAHFVEGDDPPGVHQELAAALDRCHEQIRAIQREARNHGVFDRPRWPAIVLRTPKGWTGPKEVDGLPAEGTFRSHQVPMSDTRTNSAHLAQLEEWLRSYRPEELFDAEGRLVPELAALAPAGERRMSANPHANGGKVLIDLDIPDFRDYAIKVEQPAVIRRESPRQLGMMLRDIYTRNAEAANFRLFCPDETNSNRLGNVFEVENRCFVGRTLDIDDHLSPDGRVMEVLSEHLCEGWLEGYTLTGRHGIFATYEAFAMVSASMAVQHAKWLQEARNVPWREPVPSLNILLTSTCWRNDHNGFSHQGPGLIDVMLSKRGTVTRIYLPPDANCLLSVGDHCLRSRDYVNLIVIDKQPQLQFLDMETAIRHCENGVSIWHKASNDEGGEPDVVLGCAGDIPTMETVAAAWYLRRIVPDLRVRVVNVVDLMRLFPVEHHPHGTTDKEFVELFTEDKPVVFAFHGYRRAIHEIVHGHPHVGRIHVRGFSEQGTTTTPFQMVVLNEMSRFHLAAEAIRRVPRLRERAADLVAQCEARVAEANAYAREHFEDQPEIRDWVWTDHD from the coding sequence ATGTACGGGTTCGATGTCACCATATCCAGCGCGGTGAGCGCGCGGGAGCAGCGGCGGAAGGCGACGGCGGGACCGCTGTCACCCGAGCTGCTCGACCGGATGCAGCGCTACTGGCAAGCCGCCAACTACGTCACCGTGGCCCAGATCTACCTGCAGGACAACCCCCTGCTCAGGGAGCCGCTCCGGCACGAGCACGTGAAGCCGCGGCTGCTCGGCCACTGGGGCACGTCCCCCGGCCTCAACCTGATCTACCTCCATCTGAACCGGCTCATCACCGAGCGGGACGCCGACGTCATCTATCTCGCCGGGCCGGGGCACGGCGGCCCCGCCCTGGTCGGCCAGGCCTACCTGGAGGGCACCTACTCGGAGTTCTACCCGGCGGTGACGCCGGACACGGCGGGGCTGCGCCTGCTGTGCCGCCGGTTCTCCACGCCGGACGGTGTCCCCAGCCACGTCAGCGTGCCCACGCCGGGCTCCGTCCACGAGGGCGGCGAGCTGGGGTACGTGTTGTCGCACGCGTTCGGCGCGGCCTTCGACAACCCGGACCTGATCGTCGCGGCCGTGGTGGGCGACGGCGAGGCCGAGTCGGGCCCGCTGGCGGGCGCCTGGCGCAGCACGGCCTTCCTCAACCCGGCCAGGGACGGCGCGGTGCTGCCCATCCTGCACCTGAACGGCTACAAGATCAGCGGACCGGCCGTGATCAGCCGCGACAGCGACGCCGACATCGAGGCGTTCCTGCGCGGCAACGGCTACCAGGCCCACTTCGTCGAGGGCGACGACCCGCCGGGCGTGCACCAGGAGCTGGCCGCGGCGCTCGACCGGTGCCACGAGCAGATCAGGGCGATCCAGCGGGAGGCCAGGAACCACGGCGTCTTCGACCGGCCGCGCTGGCCCGCCATCGTGCTGCGCACGCCCAAGGGCTGGACGGGGCCCAAGGAGGTGGACGGGCTGCCCGCCGAGGGCACCTTCCGCTCGCACCAGGTGCCGATGTCGGACACCAGGACCAACTCGGCACACCTGGCGCAGCTGGAGGAGTGGCTGCGGTCGTACCGGCCGGAGGAGCTGTTCGACGCCGAGGGCCGGCTCGTCCCCGAGCTGGCCGCCCTGGCACCCGCCGGGGAGCGCCGCATGAGCGCGAACCCGCACGCGAACGGCGGCAAGGTGCTCATCGACCTGGACATCCCGGACTTCCGGGACTACGCGATCAAGGTAGAGCAGCCCGCCGTGATCCGCCGCGAGTCGCCCCGCCAGCTCGGCATGATGCTGCGCGACATCTACACGCGCAACGCCGAGGCGGCCAACTTCCGCCTGTTCTGTCCCGACGAGACGAACTCCAACCGGCTCGGCAACGTCTTCGAGGTCGAGAACCGCTGCTTCGTCGGCCGCACGCTGGACATCGACGACCACCTCTCCCCCGACGGCCGTGTCATGGAGGTGCTCAGCGAGCACCTGTGCGAGGGCTGGCTGGAGGGTTACACGCTGACCGGGCGGCACGGCATCTTCGCGACGTACGAGGCGTTCGCGATGGTCTCCGCCTCGATGGCGGTCCAGCACGCCAAGTGGCTGCAGGAGGCGCGCAACGTGCCGTGGCGGGAGCCGGTCCCCTCGCTCAACATCCTGCTCACCTCCACATGCTGGCGCAACGACCACAACGGGTTCAGCCACCAGGGGCCCGGGCTGATCGACGTGATGCTGTCCAAGCGCGGCACGGTGACCCGCATCTACCTGCCGCCGGACGCCAACTGCCTGCTGTCGGTGGGCGATCACTGCCTGCGCAGCCGCGACTACGTGAACCTCATCGTCATCGACAAGCAGCCACAGCTGCAGTTCCTGGACATGGAGACGGCCATCAGGCACTGCGAGAACGGCGTGTCCATCTGGCACAAGGCGAGCAACGACGAGGGCGGCGAGCCCGACGTGGTGCTCGGCTGCGCCGGCGACATCCCGACCATGGAGACGGTGGCGGCGGCCTGGTATCTCCGCCGGATCGTGCCGGACCTGCGGGTACGCGTCGTGAACGTGGTCGACCTGATGCGCCTGTTCCCGGTCGAGCACCATCCGCACGGGACGACCGACAAGGAGTTCGTCGAGCTGTTCACCGAGGACAAGCCGGTCGTGTTCGCCTTCCACGGCTACCGGCGGGCCATCCACGAGATCGTGCACGGGCATCCGCACGTGGGCCGCATCCACGTGCGCGGCTTCAGCGAGCAGGGCACCACGACGACCCCGTTCCAGATGGTCGTGCTCAACGAGATGAGCCGCTTCCACCTGGCCGCCGAGGCGATCCGGCGGGTGCCGCGCCTGCGTGAGCGCGCCGCCGACCTGGTGGCGCAGTGCGAGGCGCGCGTCGCCGAGGCCAACGCGTACGCGCGCGAGCACTTCGAGGACCAGCCGGAGATCCGCGACTGGGTGTGGACCGATCATGACTGA
- a CDS encoding class I SAM-dependent methyltransferase — protein sequence MDFAELIHQAQAAPFEGWDFSVLRGRVTYDGALPWDYERLASDHLATATSLLDLGTGGGELLASLAPLPPRAAATEGHPPNLPVARSRLAPLGVEVAAHPRAFPGDCFDLVLNRHERYDPAEVRRLLAPGGTYLTQQVSGRDLEELNAALGGPPHPDRDWDLAAAAAGLGLRITWSAQGSFTTTFHDIGALVLFLRAVSWQVPGFEVSAYEERLRALHEDMIRGRPLKATARRFALLAVAP from the coding sequence ATGGACTTCGCGGAGCTGATCCACCAGGCGCAGGCCGCCCCGTTCGAGGGCTGGGACTTCTCCGTCCTGCGCGGGCGCGTCACCTACGACGGCGCGCTGCCCTGGGACTACGAGCGCCTGGCCAGCGACCACCTCGCGACCGCCACCTCCCTCCTCGACCTCGGCACGGGCGGCGGCGAGCTGCTGGCCTCGCTGGCCCCGCTGCCGCCCCGCGCCGCCGCCACCGAGGGGCACCCGCCGAACCTGCCGGTCGCCAGGTCCCGCCTGGCGCCGCTGGGCGTCGAGGTCGCCGCGCACCCCCGGGCGTTCCCCGGTGACTGCTTCGACCTCGTGCTCAACCGCCACGAGCGCTACGACCCGGCCGAGGTCCGGCGCCTGCTCGCGCCGGGCGGGACGTACCTCACCCAGCAGGTCTCCGGCCGCGACCTGGAGGAGCTGAACGCCGCGCTCGGCGGCCCCCCGCACCCGGACCGCGACTGGGATCTCGCGGCGGCGGCGGCCGGGCTGGGCCTGCGGATCACGTGGAGCGCGCAGGGCTCCTTCACCACCACGTTCCACGACATCGGCGCGCTGGTGCTGTTCCTGCGAGCCGTGTCCTGGCAGGTGCCCGGTTTCGAGGTGAGCGCGTACGAGGAGCGGCTGCGCGCCCTCCACGAGGACATGATCCGCGGCCGCCCGCTCAAGGCCACCGCCCGCCGCTTCGCCCTGCTGGCCGTCGCGCCGTAG
- a CDS encoding dipeptidase has protein sequence MDLSKLRARVAELMPDARDELAELVAIRSVADPRQFPPQECERAARWVLSRFAALGFADAFLAETADGSQAVVGSRPCADPYAPTVLLYAHYDVQPPLAESEWRTPPFVLTEVDGRWYGRGAADCKGNIVMHLLALRALGDDVPVNLKLVVEGSEEQGTGGLEAFVGSHPDLLRADAILICDTGNAAVGRPATTVTLRGLVSVVVTTETLASEVHSGMFGGAAPDALAALVAMLASLRDERGNTTIAGLDATQLWTGEPYPAEQFRGDAGVLGDVALLGDGSVADMVWARPAVTVLGIDCPPVVGSASAIVPRAAARLNLRVPPGMDSQEAGDALVAHLHAAAPWGVRVTTRFEGMGRPFRAGLDGPAYKAIGWAMEEAYGRPMALLGQGGSIPLCNVLAETYPAAELILMGVEEPATLMHAPNESVDPTEIASMALTEALFLCRYAALSR, from the coding sequence ATGGACCTGTCCAAGCTGCGAGCGCGCGTCGCGGAGCTGATGCCGGACGCGCGTGACGAGCTGGCCGAGCTGGTCGCCATCAGGTCGGTGGCCGACCCGCGCCAGTTCCCGCCGCAGGAGTGCGAGCGGGCGGCGCGCTGGGTCCTCAGCAGGTTCGCGGCGCTCGGCTTCGCCGACGCGTTCCTCGCCGAGACGGCCGACGGGAGCCAGGCGGTGGTCGGGTCCCGGCCGTGCGCCGACCCGTACGCGCCGACCGTGCTGCTCTACGCCCACTACGACGTGCAGCCGCCGCTGGCCGAGTCGGAGTGGCGGACGCCGCCGTTCGTGCTCACCGAGGTGGACGGCCGCTGGTACGGCCGCGGCGCCGCCGACTGCAAGGGCAACATCGTCATGCACCTCCTGGCCCTGCGGGCGCTGGGCGACGACGTGCCCGTCAACCTGAAGCTGGTCGTCGAGGGGTCGGAGGAGCAGGGCACCGGCGGGCTGGAGGCGTTCGTCGGGAGCCATCCCGACCTGCTGCGCGCCGACGCGATCCTGATCTGCGACACCGGCAACGCGGCGGTCGGCCGCCCCGCGACCACGGTCACCCTGCGCGGCCTGGTCAGCGTCGTGGTGACGACCGAGACGCTGGCCTCGGAGGTGCACTCCGGCATGTTCGGCGGCGCCGCACCGGACGCCCTGGCCGCGCTGGTGGCCATGCTGGCGAGCCTGCGGGACGAGCGGGGCAACACCACGATCGCGGGGCTGGACGCGACGCAGCTGTGGACCGGGGAGCCGTACCCGGCCGAGCAGTTCCGCGGCGACGCGGGCGTGCTGGGCGACGTCGCGCTGCTGGGTGACGGCAGCGTCGCGGACATGGTGTGGGCGCGCCCGGCGGTGACGGTGCTCGGCATCGACTGCCCTCCGGTGGTGGGCTCCGCGTCGGCCATCGTGCCCAGGGCCGCCGCGCGCCTCAACCTCCGGGTGCCCCCCGGCATGGACTCCCAGGAGGCCGGGGACGCCCTCGTCGCCCACCTGCACGCCGCCGCCCCCTGGGGGGTGCGGGTCACGACCAGGTTCGAGGGGATGGGCCGGCCGTTCAGGGCGGGGCTCGACGGGCCCGCGTACAAGGCGATCGGGTGGGCCATGGAGGAGGCGTACGGCAGGCCCATGGCGCTGCTCGGCCAGGGCGGCTCGATCCCGCTGTGCAACGTGCTGGCCGAGACCTATCCCGCCGCGGAGCTGATCCTCATGGGGGTCGAGGAGCCGGCGACGCTGATGCACGCGCCCAACGAGAGCGTGGACCCCACCGAGATCGCCTCGATGGCGCTGACGGAGGCCCTGTTCCTGTGCAGGTACGCGGCCCTGTCGCGGTGA
- a CDS encoding glycoside hydrolase family 3 N-terminal domain-containing protein has protein sequence MTAVNVPGLAPWRDAARTSAERVESLLAELTLEEKVAQLGSVWIQSGEAGNVAPLQDRFSVDGGLEERLRHGLGHLTRVYGTAPIGPAEGAARLRSLQEQVMAANRHGIPAIAHEECLTGFATYGATAYPTPLAWAATFDPGLIERMAGAIGADLRAAGVHQGLSPVLDVVRDYRWGRVEETLGEDPYLVGQLGAAYVRGLEGAGVIATLKHFAGYAASRAGRNQAPVSMGPRELADVVLPPFETALREGGARSVMNSYTDLDGVPVGANPHLLRRLLREEWGFDGTVVADYWSIPFLASMHGVAEDVAGAGALAMLAGIDVELPETHGYGEHLVAHVRAGRVDEALVDESVRRVLRQKIDLGLLDGDPEAPPSAEELDLDSARNRHLAVGVAERSIVLLANPARVLPLDPATTARIAVIGPCADDPRTLLGCYAFPNHVLDRYPEHGTGLPIASVSERLAAEFPHAELRHALGADVLGEDRSGIAPAAELAAGCDLALLFVGDRAGLFGGGTSGEGCDAADLRLPGPQPDLVEAVLATGTPTVLVVVSGRPYALGAYKERVAGAIQAFFPGVEGGAALAGVLSGRVNPSGRLPVQIPASPAINPSTYLQPPLGRKAEGITVLDPTPAYPFGHGLSYSAVEYVAMTTDCTEYSTDGEIEVSVTVRNTGERPAEEVVQLYATDPVAQVARPAVQLVGFARVALAPGQSRVVVFDVPADAFSYTGVELRRIVEPGLITLAAGPSAEEPPLRQVIRLTGDLRELSGPRRLTTGTRLPEG, from the coding sequence ATGACAGCTGTCAACGTGCCGGGCCTCGCGCCCTGGCGGGACGCCGCCCGTACGAGCGCGGAGCGGGTGGAGAGCCTGCTGGCCGAGCTCACCCTCGAGGAGAAGGTCGCCCAGCTCGGATCCGTGTGGATCCAGAGCGGCGAGGCCGGCAACGTCGCGCCCCTGCAAGATCGTTTCTCGGTGGACGGCGGGCTGGAGGAACGGCTGCGCCACGGGCTCGGGCACCTCACCCGCGTCTACGGCACCGCGCCGATCGGCCCCGCCGAGGGGGCGGCGCGCCTGCGCTCACTGCAGGAGCAGGTGATGGCGGCCAACCGGCACGGCATCCCGGCGATCGCGCACGAGGAGTGCCTGACCGGGTTCGCCACGTACGGGGCGACGGCGTACCCGACGCCGCTGGCCTGGGCGGCCACCTTCGACCCCGGCCTGATCGAGCGCATGGCCGGGGCGATCGGCGCCGACCTGCGCGCCGCCGGGGTGCACCAGGGGCTCTCGCCCGTCCTCGACGTGGTGCGCGACTACCGGTGGGGCCGGGTCGAGGAGACGCTCGGCGAGGACCCGTACCTGGTGGGGCAGCTCGGGGCGGCGTACGTGCGCGGCCTGGAGGGCGCCGGGGTCATCGCCACGCTCAAGCACTTCGCCGGATACGCCGCCTCCCGCGCGGGCCGCAACCAGGCGCCGGTCAGCATGGGGCCGCGCGAGCTGGCCGACGTGGTCCTGCCGCCGTTCGAGACGGCGTTGCGCGAGGGCGGGGCACGCTCGGTGATGAACTCCTACACCGACCTCGACGGCGTGCCGGTCGGCGCGAACCCGCACCTGCTGCGCCGCCTGCTGCGCGAGGAGTGGGGCTTCGACGGGACGGTGGTGGCCGACTACTGGTCGATCCCGTTCCTGGCGTCCATGCACGGAGTGGCCGAGGACGTGGCGGGGGCGGGCGCGCTGGCCATGCTGGCGGGCATCGACGTGGAGCTGCCCGAGACGCACGGCTACGGCGAGCACCTGGTGGCCCACGTCCGCGCGGGGCGGGTGGACGAGGCGCTGGTGGACGAGTCGGTGCGGCGGGTGCTGCGGCAGAAGATCGACCTCGGGCTGCTCGACGGCGACCCGGAGGCGCCGCCGTCAGCGGAGGAGCTCGACCTGGACAGCGCGCGCAACCGCCACCTGGCCGTCGGCGTCGCGGAACGTTCCATCGTCCTGCTCGCCAACCCCGCCCGCGTCCTGCCCCTCGACCCCGCGACCACCGCCCGCATCGCCGTCATCGGGCCGTGCGCCGACGACCCGCGCACCTTGCTGGGCTGCTACGCCTTCCCCAACCACGTGCTCGACCGTTACCCGGAGCACGGCACGGGCCTGCCGATCGCCTCCGTCAGCGAGCGGCTGGCGGCCGAGTTCCCGCACGCGGAGCTGCGTCACGCGCTGGGGGCCGACGTGCTGGGCGAGGACCGGTCGGGCATCGCACCGGCGGCGGAGCTGGCCGCCGGGTGCGACCTGGCGCTGCTGTTCGTCGGCGACCGGGCCGGCCTGTTCGGCGGTGGCACCTCCGGCGAGGGCTGCGACGCGGCGGACCTGCGGCTGCCCGGCCCGCAGCCGGACCTGGTGGAGGCGGTGCTGGCCACCGGCACGCCGACGGTGCTCGTGGTGGTGTCGGGGCGGCCGTACGCGCTGGGGGCGTACAAGGAGCGGGTCGCGGGGGCGATCCAGGCGTTCTTCCCGGGCGTCGAGGGCGGCGCGGCGCTGGCGGGCGTGCTCAGCGGCCGGGTGAACCCGTCGGGGCGGCTGCCGGTGCAGATCCCCGCCTCGCCGGCCATCAACCCGTCCACCTACCTGCAGCCGCCCCTGGGCAGGAAGGCCGAGGGCATCACGGTGCTCGACCCGACACCGGCGTACCCGTTCGGGCACGGGCTGTCGTACTCGGCCGTCGAGTACGTCGCCATGACCACCGACTGCACCGAGTACTCCACCGACGGCGAGATCGAGGTGTCGGTGACCGTGCGCAACACGGGGGAGCGGCCCGCCGAGGAGGTCGTGCAGCTCTACGCCACCGATCCGGTCGCGCAGGTCGCCAGGCCCGCCGTCCAGCTCGTCGGGTTCGCGCGGGTGGCGCTGGCGCCGGGGCAGAGCCGGGTGGTCGTCTTCGACGTGCCGGCCGACGCGTTCTCCTACACGGGCGTGGAGCTGCGCCGCATCGTCGAGCCGGGGCTCATCACGCTCGCCGCGGGCCCGTCCGCGGAGGAGCCGCCGCTGCGGCAGGTCATCCGGCTCACCGGCGACCTGCGCGAGCTGTCCGGCCCCCGGCGCCTCACGACCGGAACGCGGCTCCCGGAGGGCTGA
- a CDS encoding SAM-dependent methyltransferase gives MTAPHGINPNIPHSARVYDYWLGGKDNFEADRRVAEQTMTAVPGIRESARNNRAFLGRAVRHLTDLGVRQFLDLGTGIPSQGNTHEVAQAQAPESRVVYVDNDPIVMAHARALLTSTPEGRTAYIEADVREPRSILEHPDVLATLDFTRPIGLVMVAILMHIPDADDPERLVKTYAQALPSGSYLVLSHLTLDLVSPRVAEDYLKATRPQAMHRTPRTGEQITRYFDGFDLLEPGLVAVSKWHDEPLFPEEAAWMYAGVGRKP, from the coding sequence GTGACCGCACCACACGGCATCAACCCGAACATTCCGCACTCCGCCCGCGTCTACGACTACTGGCTGGGCGGCAAGGACAACTTCGAAGCCGATCGCCGGGTGGCCGAGCAGACCATGACCGCGGTGCCGGGGATCCGCGAGAGCGCCAGGAACAACCGGGCCTTCCTCGGCCGCGCGGTGCGGCACCTGACCGACCTCGGCGTGCGGCAGTTCCTCGACCTGGGCACCGGCATCCCCAGCCAGGGCAACACGCACGAGGTCGCGCAGGCGCAGGCGCCGGAGTCGCGGGTGGTCTACGTCGACAACGACCCGATCGTGATGGCGCACGCCAGGGCGCTGCTGACCAGCACGCCCGAGGGCCGCACGGCCTACATCGAGGCCGACGTCCGCGAGCCGCGCTCGATCCTGGAGCACCCCGACGTGCTGGCCACCCTCGACTTCACCCGGCCGATCGGGCTGGTCATGGTGGCGATCCTGATGCACATCCCGGACGCCGACGATCCCGAGCGGCTGGTCAAGACCTACGCGCAGGCGCTGCCGTCCGGGAGCTATCTGGTGCTCAGCCACCTGACGCTGGACCTGGTGTCCCCGCGGGTGGCCGAGGACTACCTGAAGGCCACCCGGCCGCAGGCGATGCACCGCACGCCGCGGACCGGCGAGCAGATCACCCGCTACTTCGACGGCTTCGACCTGCTCGAACCGGGGCTGGTGGCGGTCTCCAAGTGGCACGACGAGCCGCTCTTCCCCGAGGAGGCCGCCTGGATGTACGCCGGGGTGGGGCGCAAGCCGTAG